One window from the genome of Streptomyces cadmiisoli encodes:
- a CDS encoding LytR C-terminal domain-containing protein yields MGGQYRITGDKYPRMRPPRRRGRLVLLATASVTVLGVLGWGTLQLIEVFTGGDKASATGARAGCATKASPSPSAPKALPPARTITVNVLNATTRSGLAKKTADELKKRGFKIGEVGNAPKQYDKKVKGTGLLLGPASALNSSLPVLGTQLSAAERRTEAARKGPALDLIIGNGFKGLAGQADADRALAALTAPQPTPAASKKYC; encoded by the coding sequence ATGGGCGGCCAGTACCGCATCACGGGGGACAAGTACCCGCGGATGCGCCCACCCCGGCGGCGGGGCAGGCTCGTACTCCTCGCGACCGCGTCCGTCACCGTGCTCGGCGTCCTCGGCTGGGGAACGCTCCAGCTCATCGAGGTCTTCACCGGCGGCGACAAGGCGTCGGCGACCGGTGCCCGGGCGGGCTGCGCGACCAAGGCGAGCCCCTCGCCCAGCGCACCGAAGGCCCTGCCCCCGGCTCGGACGATCACCGTCAACGTGCTCAACGCCACGACCCGGAGCGGTCTGGCCAAGAAGACCGCCGACGAGCTGAAGAAACGTGGCTTCAAAATCGGCGAGGTGGGCAACGCGCCCAAGCAGTACGACAAGAAGGTGAAGGGGACGGGACTGCTCCTCGGCCCCGCCTCGGCCCTGAACAGCTCGCTGCCCGTGCTCGGCACGCAGCTGTCCGCCGCCGAGCGCCGCACCGAGGCCGCGCGCAAGGGACCCGCCCTCGACCTGATCATCGGCAACGGCTTCAAGGGGCTCGCCGGGCAGGCGGACGCCGACCGGGCGCTGGCCGCACTGACCGCGCCGCAGCCGACGCCCGCCGCGTCGAAGAAGTACTGCTGA
- a CDS encoding Dabb family protein: MIRHLVLFKLDEGVERDDPRVERGVEAFRALGDQIPELRFWELGWNISDRAIAQDFAINSAVDDRDALGRYLEHPAHQAGVALWREFATWVVVDYEY, encoded by the coding sequence ATGATCCGCCACCTGGTCCTGTTCAAGCTCGACGAGGGCGTCGAGCGCGACGACCCGCGCGTCGAGCGGGGCGTCGAGGCCTTCCGGGCGCTCGGCGACCAGATCCCGGAGCTGCGCTTCTGGGAACTCGGCTGGAACATCAGCGACCGGGCCATCGCCCAGGACTTCGCGATCAACTCGGCCGTCGACGACCGGGACGCCCTCGGGCGCTATCTGGAGCACCCGGCGCATCAGGCGGGGGTGGCGCTGTGGCGCGAGTTCGCCACCTGGGTGGTCGTGGACTACGAGTACTAG
- a CDS encoding RNA polymerase sigma factor SigF, with protein MTNELTDHEVELTVSASTAPQAPPQEAAPPRSRGADTRALTQVLFGELKTLEPGTTEHTRVRGALIEANLPLVRYAAARFRSRNEPMEDVVQVGTIGLINAIDRFDPDRGVQFPTFAMPTVVGEIKRYFRDNVRTVHVPRRLHELWVQVNSATEDLTTAFGRSPTTAEIAERLRITEDEVLSCIEAGRSYHATSLEAAQEGDGLPGLLDRLGYEDPALDGVEHRDLVRHLLVQLPEREQRILLLRYYSNLTQSQISAELGVSQMHVSRLLARSFQRLRSANRIDA; from the coding sequence TTGACGAATGAGTTGACGGACCATGAGGTGGAGTTGACCGTGTCGGCCAGTACTGCGCCTCAAGCGCCGCCTCAGGAAGCTGCGCCGCCGCGCAGCAGGGGCGCCGACACCCGGGCCCTCACCCAGGTCCTGTTCGGCGAGCTGAAGACGCTGGAGCCAGGCACCACGGAGCACACCCGGGTGCGCGGGGCGCTCATCGAGGCCAACCTCCCCCTCGTGCGCTACGCGGCGGCCCGCTTCCGCTCCCGCAACGAGCCGATGGAGGACGTCGTCCAGGTCGGCACGATCGGGCTCATCAACGCCATCGACCGCTTCGACCCGGACCGGGGCGTGCAGTTCCCGACGTTCGCGATGCCGACGGTCGTCGGCGAGATCAAGCGGTACTTCCGGGACAACGTCCGCACCGTCCACGTGCCCCGCCGGCTGCACGAGCTGTGGGTCCAGGTCAACAGCGCCACCGAGGACCTGACCACCGCCTTCGGCCGCTCCCCGACGACCGCGGAGATCGCCGAGCGGCTGCGCATCACGGAGGACGAGGTGCTGTCCTGCATCGAGGCCGGACGGTCGTACCACGCCACCTCGCTGGAGGCGGCCCAGGAGGGCGACGGGCTGCCCGGCCTGCTCGACCGGCTCGGCTACGAGGACCCCGCCCTCGACGGGGTCGAGCACCGCGACCTGGTCCGGCACCTGCTCGTCCAGCTTCCGGAACGCGAACAGCGGATCCTGCTGCTGCGCTACTACAGCAATCTGACGCAGTCGCAGATCAGTGCCGAGCTCGGCGTCTCCCAGATGCACGTCTCCCGGCTGCTCGCGCGCAGCTTCCAGCGCCTGCGGTCGGCGAACCGGATCGACGCGTGA
- the upp gene encoding uracil phosphoribosyltransferase, with translation MRLHVVDHPLVAHKLTTLRDQRTDSATFRRLADELVTLLAYEATRDVRTEQVDIATPVARTTGVKLSHPRPLVVPILRAGLGMLEGMVRLLPTAEVGFMGMIRDEETLQASTYATRMPEDLSGRQVYVLDPMLATGGTLVAAIQELIERGADDVTAVVLLAAPEGVEVMERELAGTPVTVVTASVDERLNEHGYIVPGLGDAGDRMYGAAE, from the coding sequence ATGCGTCTCCACGTCGTCGACCACCCCCTGGTCGCCCACAAGCTCACCACGCTGCGCGACCAGCGCACCGACTCCGCGACCTTCCGCCGTCTCGCCGACGAGCTGGTCACCCTGCTCGCCTACGAGGCCACGCGCGACGTGCGCACCGAGCAGGTCGACATCGCCACGCCGGTGGCCAGGACCACCGGTGTGAAGCTCTCCCACCCGCGTCCGCTCGTCGTGCCGATCCTGCGGGCCGGCCTCGGCATGCTGGAGGGCATGGTGCGGCTGCTGCCGACCGCCGAGGTGGGCTTCATGGGCATGATCCGCGACGAGGAGACGCTCCAGGCCTCCACGTACGCCACCCGTATGCCGGAGGACCTCTCGGGGCGTCAGGTGTACGTGCTGGATCCGATGCTCGCCACCGGCGGCACGCTGGTCGCCGCCATCCAGGAGCTGATCGAGCGCGGCGCCGACGACGTCACCGCCGTGGTGCTGCTGGCCGCGCCGGAGGGCGTCGAGGTCATGGAGCGCGAGCTGGCGGGCACCCCGGTGACGGTCGTGACGGCGTCGGTCGACGAGCGCCTCAACGAGCACGGCTACATCGTGCCGGGCCTCGGCGACGCGGGCGACCGGATGTACGGCGCGGCCGAGTAG
- a CDS encoding type II toxin-antitoxin system VapB family antitoxin, which yields MIFKRIGNGRPYPDHGRESTRQWADVAPRPIRLDQLVTTKQQLDLETLLAEDSTFYGDLFAHVVKWQGDLYLEDGLHRAVRAALQQRQVLHARVLELD from the coding sequence GTGATCTTCAAGCGCATCGGAAACGGCCGGCCGTACCCCGACCACGGCCGGGAGAGCACCCGGCAGTGGGCGGACGTCGCGCCGCGCCCGATCCGCCTCGATCAGCTCGTGACGACCAAGCAGCAGCTCGATCTGGAGACCCTGCTCGCCGAGGACTCGACCTTCTACGGCGACCTCTTCGCGCACGTCGTGAAGTGGCAGGGCGACCTCTATCTGGAGGACGGTCTCCACCGCGCGGTGCGGGCGGCACTCCAGCAGCGCCAGGTGCTGCACGCGCGCGTCCTGGAACTGGACTGA
- the tadA gene encoding tRNA adenosine(34) deaminase TadA, translated as MGLALTAAERALAHGDVPVGAVVLSADGTTVLATGHNEREATGDPTAHAEVLAIRRAAAALGRWRLTDCTLVVTLEPCTMCAGAIVQSRVDRVVYGARDEKAGAAGSLWDVVRDRRLNHRPEVIEGVRAEECARLLTDFFRDR; from the coding sequence ATGGGGCTCGCCCTGACCGCGGCGGAACGGGCCCTCGCCCACGGGGACGTCCCCGTGGGCGCGGTCGTCCTGTCCGCGGACGGCACGACCGTGCTCGCCACCGGGCACAACGAACGCGAGGCCACCGGTGATCCGACGGCGCACGCCGAGGTCCTCGCGATTCGGCGCGCCGCCGCCGCGCTCGGCCGGTGGCGGCTGACCGACTGCACCCTGGTGGTCACCCTGGAGCCGTGCACCATGTGCGCGGGCGCGATCGTGCAGTCCCGCGTCGACCGCGTCGTGTACGGCGCGCGGGACGAGAAGGCGGGCGCGGCCGGCTCGCTCTGGGACGTCGTGCGCGACCGGCGGCTCAATCACCGGCCCGAAGTGATCGAGGGCGTGCGCGCCGAGGAGTGCGCCCGGCTGCTCACCGACTTCTTCCGGGACCGCTGA